From the genome of uncultured Bacteroides sp.:
ATCATCTATAATAACAGTAGGGTCAATGTCGTCCCAGCTTATTTTTGTGTATTCGGTAGTCATGTCATTGGTTATTAACGCTGATCCCCTTGCATCACGGAAAGGACCGGTTGGACTATCGGACACAGCAACTCCAATTGCTTTTCCATGAATTGTTCCATGCGAAACTGCTACATACCAGTAGAATTTACCATCCCGTTCTATTACCTGACTAGCCCAGGCATCACCTTTTGCCCATGAGAAATCAGATGGTTTCAAAGGAATCGGATGCTCTGTCCACGTTTTCATATCCGAAGAAGAGAAAACAAGCCACTCATTCATTTCATAACGTTCTTTTGGTGCAGGACACTGGTCATGTCCTGCATAAAGATATACTTTTCCGTTATAAACCAATCCGGCAGGGTCAGCTGTAAATTTATGCTTAATCAAAGGATTTCCATTTGCAACAAATGTGGTATCCTGAGTCTCTGCCAATATTCCGCTACTACTTAACAAAGCGGCACACAAAAGTACTAATCCTGAAATTCTATTTCTTAACATCATTCAAGTCCTCTTATTTTTTCACAAACTTATATACGGCAAATGTTTTAGCTCCTAATTTTACGTTCAGAACATTGCCTTCAATCTGAATATCTTCTTTCTGTGGAAGAACAGTATTTGGGTTTGCCAATGTGTTTTCAGCATCCAAATCGGATGAATGAAGAAGTGTTACAGTACCTGAAGTGAGTTGACCTTTCTTTATTCCATCTAATACCACACGGATATTTT
Proteins encoded in this window:
- a CDS encoding glycoside hydrolase family 43 protein, with translation MLRNRISGLVLLCAALLSSSGILAETQDTTFVANGNPLIKHKFTADPAGLVYNGKVYLYAGHDQCPAPKERYEMNEWLVFSSSDMKTWTEHPIPLKPSDFSWAKGDAWASQVIERDGKFYWYVAVSHGTIHGKAIGVAVSDSPTGPFRDARGSALITNDMTTEYTKISWDDIDPTVIIDDDGQAYLFWGNTQCYYAKLKKNMVELDGPIMPVKNLPRFTEAPWIHKYKGWYYLSYASEFPEKICYAMSRNINGPWEYKGILNEIAGNSNTNHQSIIEFKNNWYFIYHNGGINTQGSSFRRSVCIDRLFYNNDGTIKRINMTTEGIN